In Amycolatopsis coloradensis, one genomic interval encodes:
- a CDS encoding ATP-binding cassette domain-containing protein: MTDTAIAVSGLRKTFGDKVVLDGIDLEVPAGTIFSLLGPNGAGKTTTVNLLTTLMKADGGTAKVAGHDLATEAKAVRAAIGVTGQFAAVDELLTGQENLQLMAELSRGTAGKRLVADLLERFDLVESARKPAAAYSGGMRRKLDLAMTLVGDPRIIFLDEPTTGLDPRSRRTMWSIIRELVDGGVTVFLTTQYLEEADQLADRIAVLDQGRLVAQGTPGELKRRMPGTHVRLRFTTVAELDAAARIFPGASRDDEALVLRVPSDGGTKSLRSLLDRLDEYAVAAEEFSVHTPDLDDVFLALTGHNTEAVK; encoded by the coding sequence ATGACAGACACAGCGATCGCGGTCTCGGGACTGCGAAAGACCTTCGGGGACAAGGTCGTGCTCGACGGTATCGACCTGGAAGTCCCCGCCGGCACCATTTTCTCCCTGCTCGGCCCGAACGGGGCGGGGAAGACCACGACGGTGAACCTGCTGACCACCCTGATGAAGGCCGACGGCGGGACGGCGAAGGTCGCCGGCCACGACCTCGCGACCGAGGCCAAGGCGGTCCGCGCGGCGATCGGGGTCACCGGCCAGTTCGCGGCGGTGGACGAACTGCTGACGGGCCAGGAGAACCTGCAGCTGATGGCGGAGCTGAGCCGCGGGACCGCGGGCAAGCGGCTCGTGGCCGACCTGCTGGAACGCTTCGACCTGGTGGAATCGGCACGGAAACCGGCGGCGGCCTACTCCGGCGGTATGCGCCGGAAACTGGATCTGGCGATGACGCTCGTCGGCGATCCGCGGATCATCTTCCTCGACGAGCCCACCACGGGGCTGGACCCGCGCAGCCGTCGCACGATGTGGTCGATCATCCGTGAACTGGTGGACGGTGGCGTCACCGTCTTCCTCACCACCCAGTACCTCGAGGAAGCCGACCAGCTCGCCGACCGGATCGCGGTCCTCGACCAGGGCCGCCTTGTCGCACAGGGCACGCCCGGCGAACTCAAGCGCCGGATGCCCGGAACGCATGTCCGGCTGCGGTTCACCACCGTCGCCGAACTCGACGCGGCCGCGCGGATATTCCCCGGGGCCTCCCGGGACGACGAGGCGCTCGTCCTGCGGGTCCCCAGCGACGGCGGGACGAAATCCCTGCGCTCGCTGCTCGACCGGCTCGACGAGTACGCGGTCGCCGCCGAAGAGTTCTCCGTCCACACCCCCGATCTCGATGACGTTTTCCTCGCCCTGACGGGCCACAACACGGAGGCAGTGAAGTGA
- a CDS encoding ABC transporter permease, whose amino-acid sequence MLRRNFKHLVRNPTSVFNAILMPVVMMLMFVYVFGDAFSVGVDYVDYATPGLMLLAVCYGLGATATAVNSDMTKGIINRFKVMDVSRGAVLNGHVVASVLTNLLAIAALTGVAFLLGFSPAAGFLDWLGVVGIVVLLGFAAAWLTVALGLSAKSPETAGMASVPLVMLPFFSSAIVPAEKMGPGLREFAEYQPFTPIIETLRGLLNGAPAAGDVLPALGWCAGIALAGYLWASSTFKKRA is encoded by the coding sequence ATGTTGCGCCGTAACTTCAAGCATCTCGTCCGCAACCCGACATCGGTGTTCAACGCGATCCTGATGCCGGTCGTGATGATGCTCATGTTCGTGTACGTGTTCGGAGACGCGTTCAGCGTCGGCGTCGATTACGTCGACTACGCGACGCCGGGACTGATGCTGCTGGCCGTCTGCTACGGGCTCGGCGCGACCGCGACCGCGGTGAACTCCGACATGACCAAGGGCATCATCAACCGGTTCAAGGTCATGGACGTCTCCCGCGGCGCGGTGCTGAACGGGCATGTCGTCGCCAGCGTGCTGACCAACCTGCTCGCCATCGCGGCGCTCACCGGGGTGGCCTTCCTGCTCGGGTTCTCCCCGGCGGCCGGTTTCCTCGACTGGCTCGGCGTGGTCGGGATCGTCGTCCTGCTCGGTTTCGCGGCGGCCTGGCTCACGGTCGCGCTGGGGCTGTCGGCGAAATCCCCGGAAACCGCGGGGATGGCCTCGGTGCCGCTGGTCATGCTGCCGTTCTTCAGCAGCGCGATCGTGCCCGCCGAGAAAATGGGCCCCGGGCTGCGGGAATTCGCCGAGTACCAGCCCTTCACGCCGATCATCGAGACCCTGCGCGGGCTGCTCAACGGGGCACCGGCCGCGGGCGACGTGCTCCCCGCCCTCGGGTGGTGCGCCGGGATCGCGCTCGCCGGATACCTGTGGGCGTCCTCGACGTTCAAGAAGCGAGCGTGA
- a CDS encoding BTAD domain-containing putative transcriptional regulator: MQIGMLGPFEVRTDDGGLADVPGARLRGLLIALALEPGRVVPKATLVDWIWGEQPPADATNALQRLVSRLRKVLPEGVVEGQTDGYRLKVSPDAVDAVRFERLVGQARGDEEPKRLREALALWRGAAMQDVGLQDSDAFDAAVTRLEGLRLTALEDRFDAELDLGHGANLVTELTDLVAAHPLRERLVAALMRALAATGRDTEALLVYQRTREALADALGVDPSPELSAVHVALLRGELGRREENRKTNVRAELTSFVGKDADVAKVRDLVAGHRLTTLLGPGGSGKTRLATETARTLLGDLPDGAWLVELAAIGPEDDVAQATLAALGLRDALLGDSSNAEPVERVIAAIRDREVLLILDNCEHVIEAAAAFAHRVLGECRRLRILATSREPLGITGETLWHVVPLAVPDRHAGAAEIESSPAVRLLRDRASAVHKDFVADETTLSTMARVCRILDGMPLAIELAAARLRTMSIEQLANRLDDRFRLLTGGSRTALPRHRTLRAMVDWSWELLSDAERTVLCRLSVFSGGASLEAAERVCVSEAVEQYEVLELLTTLTEKSLLVAAGDEAPRYRMLGTIKEYAAQRLAEAGETVVARHAHLTYFTELAEAAEPMLRRAEQLEWLAKLNAEHDNITSAMRGALTAGEGPEAMRLAAACGWYWWLSGHRTEGMELVSAAVKTPGEVSDDVAAVVYGLVSLFVSSGFADEHTAAKWIHESYRLSRHSESRHPLLGLVVPLERMLAGDEALSAWEPVLEDENAWVRALGRLHLGKMRITLGHPGREADEYLEQALGEFRAIGERFGISFALTELADRIATRGEFATACEYYEEAVTVVTEVGSLEDLIRLRSRQAQLYWLMGDEKAGAAAVAEAQRYAERVTWPGALGMLALAHAELAHWRGQTEEAARQLDIATTVMGDEAGLGHVRAISHDLRGYFADELEKSREHRQAAWEAAAEVRHVPLIAHMLVGIADLALRQDNPEQAARLLGAADELRGLPDRSRPDVTRIEETVLRRLGEAKFAEAAREGTEADWKRLAEVTLAS; the protein is encoded by the coding sequence ATGCAGATCGGGATGCTGGGGCCCTTCGAGGTGCGCACGGACGACGGCGGTCTCGCCGACGTGCCGGGTGCCCGGTTGCGCGGGTTGCTGATCGCGCTCGCGCTCGAACCGGGCCGGGTGGTCCCGAAGGCGACGCTCGTCGACTGGATCTGGGGCGAACAACCCCCCGCCGACGCGACGAACGCCTTGCAGCGCCTGGTTTCCCGGCTGCGCAAGGTGCTGCCGGAAGGGGTCGTCGAGGGCCAGACCGACGGCTACCGGCTGAAGGTGTCGCCCGACGCCGTCGACGCCGTGCGGTTCGAGCGTCTCGTCGGCCAGGCCCGCGGCGACGAGGAGCCGAAGCGGCTGCGTGAGGCACTCGCCCTGTGGCGCGGCGCGGCCATGCAGGACGTCGGCCTGCAGGACAGCGACGCCTTCGACGCGGCGGTCACCCGGCTCGAAGGTCTTCGGCTGACGGCGCTGGAGGATCGGTTCGACGCTGAACTCGACCTCGGCCACGGCGCGAACCTCGTCACCGAACTGACCGATCTGGTGGCCGCGCATCCGTTGCGCGAGCGGCTCGTCGCCGCGCTGATGCGGGCCCTCGCGGCGACGGGCCGCGACACCGAAGCGCTGCTCGTGTACCAGCGCACGCGGGAAGCCCTGGCCGACGCGCTCGGCGTCGATCCGTCGCCGGAGCTGTCCGCGGTACACGTCGCGCTGCTGCGGGGCGAGCTGGGACGGCGTGAAGAGAACCGCAAGACCAACGTGCGCGCCGAGTTGACCAGCTTCGTCGGCAAGGACGCCGACGTCGCCAAGGTCCGCGACCTCGTCGCCGGGCACCGGCTCACCACGCTGCTCGGTCCCGGCGGCTCGGGAAAGACCCGGCTGGCCACGGAAACCGCGCGCACCTTGCTCGGCGATCTGCCGGACGGGGCATGGCTGGTGGAACTCGCGGCCATCGGCCCGGAAGATGATGTCGCGCAAGCGACTCTCGCCGCGCTCGGGCTGCGGGACGCCCTGCTCGGTGACTCGTCGAACGCGGAGCCCGTAGAACGGGTCATCGCCGCGATCCGGGACCGGGAAGTCCTGCTGATCCTCGACAACTGCGAGCACGTGATCGAGGCGGCCGCGGCGTTCGCCCATCGTGTGCTCGGGGAATGCCGCCGTCTGCGGATACTGGCGACGAGCCGGGAGCCGCTCGGTATCACCGGTGAGACGTTGTGGCATGTCGTGCCGCTGGCGGTGCCGGACCGGCACGCCGGCGCCGCCGAGATCGAATCCTCCCCCGCCGTCCGGTTGCTGCGGGACCGGGCGAGCGCGGTACACAAGGATTTCGTGGCTGACGAGACGACTCTGTCCACCATGGCGCGCGTGTGCCGGATCCTGGACGGGATGCCGCTGGCGATCGAACTGGCCGCGGCCAGGCTGCGCACCATGTCCATCGAGCAGCTCGCGAACCGGCTCGACGACCGGTTCCGCCTGCTGACCGGCGGCAGCCGGACCGCGCTGCCCCGGCACCGGACGCTGCGCGCCATGGTCGACTGGAGCTGGGAGCTGCTGTCCGACGCCGAGCGGACGGTCCTGTGCAGACTCTCGGTGTTCTCGGGCGGGGCGAGCCTCGAAGCGGCCGAGCGGGTCTGCGTCAGCGAGGCGGTCGAGCAGTACGAGGTCCTCGAACTGCTCACCACGCTGACCGAAAAATCGCTCCTGGTCGCGGCGGGCGACGAGGCGCCGCGCTACCGGATGCTCGGCACGATCAAGGAGTACGCCGCGCAACGGCTCGCCGAGGCAGGCGAAACCGTGGTGGCACGCCACGCGCATCTCACCTATTTCACCGAGCTCGCCGAGGCCGCGGAGCCGATGCTCCGCCGCGCCGAACAGCTGGAATGGCTCGCCAAACTCAACGCCGAGCACGACAACATCACGTCCGCGATGCGCGGCGCCCTCACCGCGGGCGAGGGCCCGGAGGCGATGCGGCTGGCGGCGGCCTGCGGCTGGTACTGGTGGCTCAGCGGGCACCGCACGGAGGGCATGGAGCTGGTCAGCGCGGCCGTCAAGACACCGGGCGAGGTGTCCGACGACGTCGCGGCCGTGGTGTACGGGCTCGTCTCGTTGTTCGTGAGTTCCGGTTTCGCCGACGAGCACACCGCGGCGAAGTGGATCCACGAGTCGTACCGACTGAGCAGGCACAGCGAGTCGCGGCACCCCTTGCTGGGGCTCGTCGTCCCGCTGGAACGCATGCTGGCCGGGGACGAAGCGCTGTCCGCGTGGGAACCGGTGCTGGAGGACGAAAACGCGTGGGTTCGCGCGCTGGGCAGGCTGCACCTCGGCAAGATGCGGATCACCCTCGGCCATCCCGGCCGGGAGGCGGACGAATATCTCGAGCAGGCACTCGGCGAGTTCCGCGCGATCGGCGAGCGGTTCGGGATCTCGTTCGCCCTGACCGAATTGGCGGACCGCATCGCCACCCGCGGCGAGTTCGCCACCGCTTGTGAGTACTACGAAGAGGCGGTCACGGTCGTGACCGAGGTCGGCTCCCTGGAGGACCTCATCCGGCTGCGGTCGCGGCAGGCGCAGCTGTACTGGCTGATGGGCGACGAGAAGGCTGGTGCGGCCGCGGTGGCCGAAGCTCAGCGGTACGCCGAGCGGGTCACCTGGCCCGGCGCGCTGGGCATGCTCGCCCTCGCGCACGCGGAACTCGCCCACTGGCGCGGCCAAACCGAAGAGGCTGCGCGGCAGCTCGACATCGCGACGACCGTGATGGGCGACGAAGCCGGCCTCGGCCACGTTCGCGCCATCAGCCACGACCTTCGGGGCTACTTCGCGGACGAGCTCGAAAAGTCCCGCGAACACCGGCAAGCGGCCTGGGAGGCGGCCGCCGAGGTGCGGCACGTGCCCCTGATCGCCCACATGCTCGTCGGGATCGCGGATCTGGCCCTGCGCCAGGACAATCCCGAGCAGGCCGCGCGGCTGCTCGGAGCGGCCGACGAGCTGCGCGGGCTGCCGGACCGGTCCCGTCCGGACGTGACCCGGATCGAGGAGACAGTGCTGCGCCGCCTCGGCGAAGCGAAATTCGCGGAGGCGGCGCGAGAAGGCACCGAAGCGGACTGGAAGCGGCTGGCCGAGGTCACGCTCGCTTCTTGA
- a CDS encoding YbhB/YbcL family Raf kinase inhibitor-like protein yields the protein MRATRIVFCALFALGAACLSPTAAAEQTAFTLSSSAFADGGLMPKVHECTSGGGQDPAKKNESPPLAWSGAPAGAKSYAIVMRDLDNAALIHWVIYDIPVTTASLPQNVQHVYRPPVPAGSRQVYYRGSASLYGYQGPCSPSTVNTYEFVVHALDQTSLTGLNSGSSTRTAARAIIAASIGSARITGES from the coding sequence ATGAGAGCAACGAGAATCGTGTTCTGCGCCCTGTTCGCCCTCGGCGCCGCCTGCCTTTCCCCGACGGCTGCGGCGGAGCAAACCGCGTTCACCCTGTCCAGTTCCGCGTTCGCCGACGGCGGCCTCATGCCCAAGGTCCACGAGTGCACCAGCGGCGGCGGGCAGGACCCGGCCAAGAAGAACGAGTCGCCGCCGTTGGCCTGGTCGGGCGCTCCAGCCGGGGCCAAGAGCTACGCGATCGTCATGCGCGACCTCGACAACGCCGCCCTGATCCACTGGGTCATCTACGACATCCCGGTGACGACGGCCTCGCTCCCCCAGAACGTCCAGCACGTCTACCGGCCACCGGTGCCCGCCGGCTCCAGGCAGGTCTACTACCGCGGGAGCGCGAGCCTCTACGGCTACCAGGGCCCGTGCTCGCCCTCCACCGTGAACACCTACGAGTTCGTCGTGCACGCGCTCGACCAGACGTCGCTCACCGGCCTGAACTCCGGTTCGTCGACCCGGACCGCCGCCAGGGCGATCATCGCGGCGTCGATCGGCTCGGCGAGGATCACCGGCGAGTCGTAA
- a CDS encoding NBR1-Ig-like domain-containing protein: MPEPRTVERAPELEAFMDGLRKLRTRAGEPSFRKMAAKSGAVSHATLHLTVTGTRLQPWETVREFVRACDGDEEEWHARWQGVQLVLSADREPEPAPRWRSNRVLVPLVLVLVAAIVAVVVILLPGEDTPGPPHPGDSSRFVADVTIPDETVVKPGTQFVKVWELENTGTVEWRKRYLRRTDLPVAPGACRTPDRIPVNDTAPQGRVQVTVTVSTPPNAPVDCKVFWKMVDEQDRELFPASRPIYFSVLVRA, translated from the coding sequence GTGCCGGAACCGCGAACAGTCGAACGGGCACCGGAGCTGGAAGCGTTCATGGACGGGCTGCGGAAGCTCCGGACGCGTGCCGGGGAGCCGTCCTTCCGGAAGATGGCGGCGAAGTCCGGCGCGGTGTCCCACGCGACCCTGCATCTCACCGTCACCGGTACGCGGCTGCAGCCGTGGGAGACGGTCCGCGAGTTCGTCCGCGCCTGCGACGGTGACGAAGAGGAATGGCACGCCCGATGGCAGGGCGTCCAGCTCGTGCTCTCCGCCGACCGCGAACCGGAACCCGCGCCGCGATGGCGGTCCAACCGGGTCCTGGTTCCGCTCGTCCTCGTGCTCGTCGCCGCGATCGTCGCCGTCGTGGTCATCCTGCTCCCGGGCGAGGACACGCCTGGACCGCCACATCCCGGCGATTCGAGCAGATTCGTCGCCGACGTGACCATCCCCGACGAGACCGTGGTCAAACCCGGCACCCAGTTCGTGAAGGTGTGGGAACTCGAGAACACCGGCACCGTCGAGTGGCGGAAACGGTACCTGCGCCGCACCGATCTCCCGGTCGCGCCGGGCGCCTGCCGCACCCCCGACCGCATCCCGGTCAACGACACCGCGCCGCAAGGACGTGTGCAGGTGACGGTCACCGTGAGCACTCCGCCGAACGCCCCGGTCGACTGCAAGGTTTTCTGGAAGATGGTCGACGAACAGGACCGGGAACTCTTCCCGGCCAGCAGGCCGATCTACTTCTCGGTCCTCGTCCGCGCCTGA
- a CDS encoding peptidoglycan-binding domain-containing protein gives MRKVATAAMFAALSATALGMTAGQPAAAAPSVNMEAVVKAAMWDPYKADQSITPGSGESVKAVEQALAAKNLLDKKQVDGHFGTSTVTAYQKYQKSLGHSGLAASGLPGKGSLTELGKGRYTVTTPISVGSKTSLDGKTVNKRTADMIAAAEKKAGVKFTITQGSYNAGGVGASGGTHDGGGAVDISVNGISNKTAAVKALREVGFAAWHRTPSQGNWAEHIHGIAISDTDMSPQAQAQAGDYFKGLNGLASHAKDDGPKVKKVTWEEFKRG, from the coding sequence ATGCGCAAGGTGGCAACCGCTGCGATGTTCGCCGCACTGTCCGCGACCGCGCTGGGGATGACGGCGGGACAGCCCGCGGCGGCCGCACCGTCGGTCAACATGGAGGCCGTGGTCAAGGCGGCCATGTGGGATCCGTACAAGGCCGATCAGTCGATCACGCCGGGCTCCGGGGAGAGCGTCAAGGCGGTCGAGCAGGCGCTCGCCGCGAAGAACCTGCTCGACAAGAAGCAGGTCGACGGTCACTTCGGCACGTCGACGGTCACCGCGTACCAGAAGTACCAGAAGTCGCTCGGGCACAGCGGCCTCGCCGCCAGCGGTCTGCCGGGCAAGGGCTCGCTGACCGAACTGGGCAAAGGCCGCTACACCGTGACCACGCCGATCAGTGTCGGCTCGAAGACCAGCCTCGACGGCAAGACGGTCAACAAGCGCACCGCCGACATGATCGCGGCCGCGGAGAAGAAGGCCGGGGTCAAGTTCACCATCACCCAGGGCTCGTACAACGCCGGCGGTGTCGGTGCCTCGGGCGGTACGCACGACGGCGGCGGGGCCGTCGACATTTCGGTGAACGGCATCTCGAACAAGACCGCCGCGGTGAAGGCACTGCGCGAGGTCGGGTTCGCCGCGTGGCACCGCACCCCGAGCCAGGGGAACTGGGCGGAGCACATCCACGGCATCGCGATCAGCGACACCGACATGTCGCCGCAGGCACAGGCTCAGGCCGGTGACTACTTCAAGGGCCTCAACGGCCTGGCGAGCCACGCCAAGGACGACGGCCCCAAGGTGAAGAAGGTGACCTGGGAGGAATTCAAGCGTGGGTGA
- a CDS encoding site-specific integrase, with protein sequence MAQWQATGERPAVAVWTAQQTAAFLHSVRAHRLYPLFHLVALLGLRRGEIAGLMWSDIDLDAGYLTVSHQARQIGSEVTLGKPKSEASNRVIALDHNTITVLRRHRAQSRTPLRSEPVGYLFPNGWGEPIRPDSITHLFRTLNDQTELPPIRLHDLRHGAASLSLAAGNDLKTVQDLLGHASIVLTADTYTSVLPTLARQSAEATARLVLDAARTTATRLRPKRRPHRATGRRLITAGRRTAASIHAA encoded by the coding sequence ATCGCTCAATGGCAAGCAACCGGAGAACGACCCGCCGTCGCCGTCTGGACCGCCCAGCAAACCGCGGCCTTCCTGCACAGCGTTCGCGCCCACCGGCTCTACCCGCTCTTCCACCTCGTCGCACTGCTCGGCCTCCGCCGCGGCGAAATCGCAGGGCTGATGTGGAGCGACATAGACCTGGACGCCGGCTACCTCACCGTGTCCCACCAAGCCCGCCAAATCGGGTCCGAAGTCACCCTCGGCAAACCCAAGAGCGAAGCCAGCAACCGAGTCATCGCGCTCGACCACAACACCATCACCGTCCTGCGCCGTCACCGCGCACAATCCCGCACGCCTCTCCGCAGCGAACCCGTCGGCTACCTCTTCCCCAACGGATGGGGCGAACCCATCCGCCCCGACTCCATCACCCACCTCTTCCGCACCCTCAACGACCAAACCGAACTGCCACCAATCCGGCTCCACGACCTCCGGCACGGCGCAGCGAGCCTGTCCCTCGCCGCCGGAAACGACCTCAAAACCGTCCAAGACCTCCTCGGCCACGCCAGCATCGTGCTCACCGCCGACACCTACACCAGCGTCCTACCCACCCTCGCCCGTCAATCCGCCGAAGCCACCGCACGCCTCGTCCTCGACGCCGCCCGCACCACCGCCACCCGCCTCCGCCCCAAACGACGACCCCACCGCGCCACGGGACGCCGCCTGATCACCGCCGGCAGACGAACCGCGGCATCCATCCACGCCGCATAG
- a CDS encoding RICIN domain-containing protein, which translates to MRTLPLLGAAALAVAATTVVPASSDAAPPDATYTITVDAKKSFSPTTDTPASTYVDKDGTFYFQQAAALYGADQPREWDFYSGRDFDSFTKNPISTAVNPANPADRNDDTTWRCNNSPTGKESTDPPAGSGYSQRNFCDLVGTWVDPDTGDWYGLIHNEFTPEPFGAYSFSHYDAIDMAVSKDQGKTWAIKDHAITSPYSTKRGDTAAFPHQTFDYGDGDPRLFVDSASGYFYVYYGSRIVPKAGAGGPMTGLAHVARSPISAKMASGSWQKWFDGGWTQPGVGGRESNMVPVSAPGDTGYTPVADDYDPANTGNVSQQIAAGQLPRKSDLFIMNIAYNAHLGLYIGAPEAVDSVVPQRYYVTDDLTTQKWRLIGDTGSYTNQSWYRWFVDAANKTNSTIIGKQFRSYCAVACSGNAGGEYTTQTITSSAPAPSPVDTSRKYRIGLGDGRVLAQGTGTATTSVASTTGSDREAWQFSPDGDGSYRIANAATGQLLGVDAVQAGRAWGAKPTVTSSSTVGQQWFVIPSSVDKGTFRLVNRYSGLVLGLSGKTSRLAETTPPRFWTDTTGNAVGGGRTAAEQTLKFTDAGAGTLGGVHTLAASGKNLDDPDSSTTAGTPLVTWTPNQGANQKWLFTRQPDGSYTLTNTHSKLCADVEGGATTAGARVIQWTCTGGANQRWTAARQPDGTYKLASVRSGLLLTTASTSDGSAVTQRADTGSALQLWQIG; encoded by the coding sequence ATGCGGACCCTGCCTCTTCTCGGCGCCGCGGCGTTGGCCGTGGCGGCGACCACGGTGGTACCGGCGTCGTCCGACGCCGCGCCGCCGGACGCGACGTACACCATCACGGTCGACGCCAAGAAGTCGTTCAGCCCGACCACCGACACCCCGGCGAGTACCTATGTCGACAAGGACGGCACGTTCTACTTCCAGCAGGCGGCCGCGCTCTACGGCGCGGACCAGCCGCGCGAGTGGGACTTCTACAGCGGACGCGATTTCGACAGCTTCACCAAGAACCCCATCAGCACCGCGGTGAACCCGGCCAACCCCGCCGACCGCAACGACGACACGACCTGGCGCTGCAACAACAGTCCCACCGGCAAGGAATCCACGGATCCGCCCGCCGGCTCCGGCTATTCGCAGCGCAACTTCTGCGATCTCGTCGGCACCTGGGTCGATCCGGACACCGGCGACTGGTACGGCCTGATCCACAACGAATTCACACCCGAGCCGTTCGGCGCGTACTCGTTCTCCCATTACGACGCGATCGACATGGCCGTGTCGAAGGACCAAGGGAAGACCTGGGCCATCAAGGACCACGCGATCACCTCGCCCTACAGCACGAAACGCGGGGACACGGCGGCCTTCCCGCATCAGACGTTCGACTACGGCGACGGCGATCCACGCCTTTTCGTCGACAGCGCTTCCGGCTACTTCTACGTCTACTACGGCTCGCGCATCGTGCCGAAGGCCGGCGCCGGCGGCCCGATGACCGGACTGGCGCACGTCGCCCGCTCGCCGATCTCGGCCAAGATGGCGTCCGGCTCGTGGCAGAAGTGGTTCGACGGCGGCTGGACCCAGCCAGGTGTCGGCGGCCGCGAGAGCAACATGGTCCCCGTGTCCGCCCCGGGCGACACCGGTTACACACCCGTCGCGGACGACTACGACCCCGCCAATACCGGCAACGTCAGCCAGCAGATCGCCGCCGGACAGCTGCCGCGCAAATCGGATCTGTTCATCATGAACATCGCCTACAACGCGCATCTCGGTCTCTACATCGGCGCGCCGGAGGCCGTGGACAGCGTGGTCCCGCAGCGCTATTACGTGACCGACGATCTGACGACGCAGAAATGGCGGCTGATCGGCGACACCGGGAGCTACACCAACCAGTCCTGGTACCGCTGGTTCGTCGACGCCGCGAACAAGACGAATTCGACCATCATCGGCAAACAGTTCCGTTCGTACTGTGCGGTGGCCTGCTCGGGCAACGCGGGCGGCGAGTACACCACCCAGACCATCACGTCGTCCGCTCCCGCACCGTCCCCTGTGGACACTTCACGCAAGTACCGGATCGGCCTCGGCGACGGCCGGGTTCTCGCACAGGGCACCGGCACCGCTACGACGTCGGTCGCGAGCACGACCGGCTCCGACCGCGAGGCGTGGCAGTTCTCACCCGACGGCGACGGCTCGTACCGCATAGCCAACGCCGCCACCGGACAGCTCCTCGGTGTCGACGCAGTACAGGCCGGCCGGGCGTGGGGCGCGAAACCCACCGTGACGTCATCCTCGACGGTCGGGCAGCAATGGTTCGTCATCCCGTCCTCTGTGGACAAGGGAACCTTTCGGCTGGTGAACCGCTACAGCGGGCTCGTGCTCGGCCTGTCCGGCAAGACGTCACGCCTCGCGGAGACCACGCCGCCGCGTTTCTGGACCGACACCACCGGGAACGCCGTGGGCGGCGGCCGGACCGCGGCCGAGCAGACACTGAAGTTCACCGATGCCGGTGCCGGCACTCTCGGCGGGGTCCACACCCTGGCCGCGTCCGGCAAGAACCTCGACGACCCGGACTCGTCGACGACCGCCGGCACCCCTCTGGTCACCTGGACGCCGAACCAGGGCGCCAACCAGAAATGGCTGTTCACCCGGCAGCCCGACGGTTCCTACACCCTGACGAACACGCATTCGAAACTGTGCGCCGACGTCGAAGGCGGGGCCACCACAGCGGGCGCGCGCGTCATCCAGTGGACGTGTACCGGCGGGGCCAATCAGCGCTGGACAGCGGCGAGACAACCCGACGGTACCTACAAGCTCGCGAGCGTCCGCTCCGGCTTGCTGCTGACGACAGCGTCCACTTCGGACGGTTCCGCGGTCACGCAACGGGCCGACACGGGTTCCGCGCTCCAGCTGTGGCAGATCGGCTGA
- a CDS encoding AraC family transcriptional regulator, producing MGYRTWMRYFTPSAVHRRLGLVCLGVGLQHGTLPVVGPRVLDHYVAVVVSKGRGWFAVAGEERQEVVAPALLWLIPGVGHHYAPDPAHGWEECFVDFDGSAVDAYVELGYVTPAKPVVPLGDVEVVRDIVSRIVRCARGGSPLAQVDASAAVHHLLVALRRAADSTPSDGSLLEALAQDALLPISVAEIAARRGMTLPELRAAVRRSTETGLKDHLLALRLNRAKELLATTRMPVQEVAQAIGYDDAAYFSRLFTRRVGVSPGRFRESRVQAVPGGWSSRVPPPDDPPLVPTD from the coding sequence ATGGGTTACCGGACCTGGATGCGGTATTTCACACCGTCCGCCGTGCACCGTCGGCTCGGCTTGGTGTGCCTCGGTGTCGGGCTGCAGCACGGAACCCTTCCCGTCGTGGGGCCGCGCGTGCTCGACCATTACGTCGCCGTCGTGGTGTCCAAGGGGCGCGGGTGGTTCGCCGTGGCAGGAGAGGAGCGCCAGGAAGTCGTCGCGCCCGCCTTGCTGTGGCTCATCCCCGGGGTCGGTCATCACTACGCGCCCGACCCCGCGCACGGCTGGGAAGAGTGTTTCGTCGACTTCGACGGCAGTGCTGTGGACGCCTACGTGGAACTCGGTTACGTCACGCCCGCGAAGCCGGTGGTACCGCTGGGCGACGTCGAGGTCGTCCGCGACATCGTGAGCCGCATCGTGCGCTGCGCGCGAGGCGGCAGCCCGCTGGCCCAGGTCGACGCCTCGGCCGCCGTGCATCACCTGCTGGTGGCCTTGCGACGGGCCGCCGACAGCACCCCCAGCGACGGCTCCCTGCTGGAGGCGCTGGCGCAGGACGCCCTGTTGCCGATCAGTGTCGCGGAGATCGCGGCCCGCCGCGGCATGACACTGCCCGAACTGCGCGCCGCCGTGCGCCGGAGCACCGAGACCGGCTTGAAGGACCACCTGCTGGCGCTCCGTCTCAACCGCGCCAAGGAACTCCTCGCCACCACGCGAATGCCGGTGCAGGAGGTGGCACAGGCGATCGGTTACGACGACGCCGCCTACTTCAGCAGGCTCTTCACCCGGCGGGTCGGCGTCTCCCCCGGGCGCTTCCGCGAGTCGCGCGTCCAGGCCGTCCCCGGCGGCTGGAGTTCGCGCGTTCCCCCTCCCGACGACCCGCCGCTCGTGCCGACGGACTGA